A single Bufo bufo chromosome 6, aBufBuf1.1, whole genome shotgun sequence DNA region contains:
- the NKIRAS2 gene encoding NF-kappa-B inhibitor-interacting Ras-like protein 2, with translation MGKSCKVVLCGQQSVGKTSILEQLLYGNHVVGSDMMETQEDIYIGSVETDRGVREQVRFYDTRGLRDGAELPKHCFSGTDGYVLVYSVDNKDSFKRVEALKKEIDRSKDKKEVTIVVLGNKCDLQDQRRVDHDAAQQWAKSEKVKLWEVSVGERRTLIEPFVFLASKMTQPQNKSAFPLSRRNKGSGSLDN, from the exons ATGGGGAAAAGCTGCAAGGTCGTCTTGTGTGGACAGCAGTCAGTAGGTAAAACCTCCATCTTGGAGCAGCTCCTGTATGGAAATCATGTGGTCG GATCAGACATGATGGAGACCCAGGAGGATATATACATTGGATCTGTTGAGACAGACCGGGGTGTACGGGAGCAGGTCCGCTTCTATGATACACGAGGGCTAAGGGACGGAGCTGAGCTCCCCAAACATTGCTTCTCGGGAACTGATGGATACGTACTGGTGTACAGCGTGGACAACAAGGACTCCTTCAAACGGGTAGAGGCCTTAAAGAAAGAGATTGATCGGTCTAAGGATAAGAAGGAG GTCACTATTGTTGTTCTGGGGAACAAGTGTGACCTCCAGGACCAGAGGCGCGTGGACCATGACGCTGCTCAGCAGTGGGCCAAGAgtgaaaaggtgaaactgtgggaAGTGTCGGTGGGCGAGAGGCGTACCCTGATCGAGCCGTTTGTGTTTCTGGCTAGTAAAATGACACAGCCCCAGAACAAATCAGCCTTCCCTCTAAGCCGGAGGAACAAGGGCAGTGGCTCTTTGGACAATTAG